One genomic region from Strix uralensis isolate ZFMK-TIS-50842 chromosome 5, bStrUra1, whole genome shotgun sequence encodes:
- the MEIG1 gene encoding meiosis expressed gene 1 protein homolog isoform X2: MAEADINPKSMYHAKKWSDDVENLYRFQQAGYRDEIEYKQVKQVDMVECWPETGFVKKLQRRDNTFYYYDKQRECEDKEVHKVKVYVY, from the exons ATGGCTGAAGCTGACATCAACCCGAAATCTATGTATCATGCCAAAAAATGGTCAGATGATGTAGAGAACTTATACAGATTTCAGCAAGCTGGATACAGAGATGAGATCGAATATAAACAAGTAAAACAAGTTGACATG GTAGAGTGTTGGCCAGAAACTGGATTTGTTAAGAAACTTCAGAGAAGGGACAATACGTTCTATTATTATGATAAGCAAAGAGAATGCGAAGACAAAGAAGTCCATAAAGTGAAAGTTTATGTGTATTAG
- the MEIG1 gene encoding meiosis expressed gene 1 protein homolog isoform X1: MVTQEVSQISRCLEETRTLDEFSTSIKKYLTLVTHKKKCEASGAMAEADINPKSMYHAKKWSDDVENLYRFQQAGYRDEIEYKQVKQVDMVECWPETGFVKKLQRRDNTFYYYDKQRECEDKEVHKVKVYVY; this comes from the exons ATGGTGACTCAGGAAGTGTCACAGATATCTAGATGTCTTGAAGAAACACGTACATTAGATGAATTCAGTACATCAATAAAGAAATACTTAACACTAGTAACACATAA GAAAAAGTGTGAAGCTTCTGGAGCCATGGCTGAAGCTGACATCAACCCGAAATCTATGTATCATGCCAAAAAATGGTCAGATGATGTAGAGAACTTATACAGATTTCAGCAAGCTGGATACAGAGATGAGATCGAATATAAACAAGTAAAACAAGTTGACATG GTAGAGTGTTGGCCAGAAACTGGATTTGTTAAGAAACTTCAGAGAAGGGACAATACGTTCTATTATTATGATAAGCAAAGAGAATGCGAAGACAAAGAAGTCCATAAAGTGAAAGTTTATGTGTATTAG